From the genome of Rhodothermus profundi, one region includes:
- a CDS encoding MarC family protein, with protein MHAYLETFLPLFVAINLPGILPFFIALTQGLPAADRRRLLVRAVATAFVVAVLILFAGQLIFQTLGITLNDLRVGGGLILLVLSIADLVFADYRRRDPRDGADAADVGVVPLGIPLIIGPAAITTILVAQQTYGYLPTLVALIANLLLVTVAFSIGHGVMRRLGPVAVRAMAKVASLFLAAIAVAMIRAGVVGMLGG; from the coding sequence ATGCATGCCTATTTAGAAACCTTTTTGCCCCTGTTTGTGGCCATTAACCTGCCGGGAATCCTGCCATTTTTTATAGCCCTGACGCAAGGATTGCCGGCAGCCGATCGGCGGCGTCTGCTCGTGCGGGCGGTCGCGACAGCCTTTGTGGTGGCCGTGCTGATTCTGTTTGCCGGGCAACTCATCTTTCAGACGCTGGGCATTACGCTGAACGATCTGCGGGTGGGTGGGGGACTGATTCTGCTTGTGCTGAGCATCGCCGACCTGGTGTTTGCGGACTACCGTCGGCGCGACCCTCGCGATGGGGCTGATGCGGCCGATGTGGGCGTGGTGCCCCTTGGCATTCCGCTAATCATTGGGCCGGCAGCGATCACTACGATTCTGGTGGCGCAGCAGACCTATGGCTATCTGCCTACCCTTGTGGCTCTGATCGCCAATCTGCTGTTGGTGACCGTGGCGTTCAGCATAGGGCATGGGGTGATGCGGAGGCTGGGACCTGTGGCTGTGCGCGCCATGGCCAAGGTAGCCAGCCTGTTTCTGGCAGCCATTGCTGTGGCCATGATTCGGGCAGGTGTGGTCGGCATGCTGGGCGGATAA
- a CDS encoding DNA-directed RNA polymerase subunit omega, which produces MALKTLDIDTLAAKTGNLYETVAILSKRARQIATQVKQELDEKLSYFEGLGLEDDPRHQEEQRRISIEYELKPEPTEIAVEEFLRDEIYYRDASKERAEEEEELR; this is translated from the coding sequence ATGGCCCTGAAGACCCTGGATATCGACACATTGGCTGCCAAGACCGGCAATCTATACGAGACCGTTGCCATCCTCTCAAAGCGTGCCCGCCAGATTGCTACCCAGGTAAAGCAGGAACTGGATGAAAAGCTTTCCTACTTTGAAGGGCTGGGGCTGGAGGATGACCCGCGGCATCAGGAAGAGCAGCGGCGCATTTCCATTGAGTACGAACTGAAGCCGGAGCCCACGGAGATTGCCGTAGAGGAGTTTTTGCGGGACGAAATCTATTACCGCGACGCTTCGAAAGAGCGCGCTGAAGAAGAAGAAGAACTTCGCTAA